One genomic region from Arthrobacter sp. FB24 encodes:
- a CDS encoding class F sortase, with protein MFVPGHKPADSPPPGSRTAAQKTGGNRTPDHEAGERRHPDGWRLQPLREKFPSLGRRSLNRGDRLLLLAGVVAFFVLTFLPGIVSAGNTSGGAGLHLEAAPYSRAATPASPGHAVTPDTFAWSGKGSAAAGGKRAPAAAAQPPPQAVPSYPPAAAPTRIVYPAAGLDVTIHPLTPTPEELDSQAIVPPITVDGYWVTNFGMPGAGSTNTTYILGHSWEGRDAPFNRLSAASVPGDIFEASTATGTMRYRVESVDTYVKSSLKDSPIWTGVPNRLVLISCYTEDPWGKNVVVVASPVPEP; from the coding sequence ATGTTCGTCCCCGGCCACAAGCCCGCAGACAGCCCGCCCCCTGGCAGCCGGACCGCTGCCCAGAAGACGGGCGGGAACCGCACCCCTGACCATGAGGCCGGCGAGCGCCGGCACCCAGATGGCTGGCGGCTCCAACCCCTGCGGGAGAAATTCCCGTCGCTCGGGCGCCGTTCGCTCAACCGTGGCGACCGTCTTTTGCTGCTCGCCGGCGTCGTGGCTTTCTTCGTCCTGACATTCCTGCCGGGAATCGTGTCAGCCGGAAACACCTCCGGCGGCGCCGGACTCCATTTGGAAGCTGCGCCGTATTCACGGGCCGCCACCCCGGCTTCACCCGGCCATGCCGTAACGCCTGATACCTTCGCCTGGAGCGGCAAGGGCTCGGCGGCGGCGGGCGGCAAGCGCGCCCCCGCCGCCGCGGCACAGCCACCGCCGCAGGCCGTTCCCAGCTACCCGCCGGCTGCGGCTCCCACCAGGATCGTGTACCCGGCGGCCGGGTTGGACGTCACCATCCATCCGCTCACTCCGACGCCGGAGGAGCTGGACTCCCAGGCGATTGTTCCGCCGATCACCGTGGACGGCTATTGGGTGACAAACTTCGGCATGCCCGGCGCCGGGTCCACCAACACCACGTACATCCTGGGCCACAGCTGGGAGGGCCGCGACGCTCCGTTCAACCGGCTCAGCGCCGCGAGCGTCCCGGGGGACATTTTCGAAGCCAGCACAGCCACCGGAACCATGCGGTACAGGGTGGAGTCCGTGGACACCTACGTGAAGTCGAGCCTGAAGGACAGCCCGATCTGGACCGGCGTTCCCAACCGGCTTGTCCTGATCAGCTGCTACACCGAGGATCCCTGGGGCAAGAACGTGGTAGTCGTCGCCTCCCCTGTCCCGGAGCCATGA
- a CDS encoding ABC transporter ATP-binding protein, whose product MLVTLIRRYSKPYLPYIAAVILFQLASTIAALYLPSLNAQIIDEGVSRGDTDYIWRTGGLMLGVALVQVATAIAGVYFGSKAAMAFGRDLRRGVFRKVTSFSAKDVNVFGAPTLITRGTNDVQQVQMLMLMGLNFMVATPIMCIGGIFMALREDLSLSWLVWVSVPVLVAVVGYLVVRLMPLFRSMQTKIDRINGILREQIIGIRVVRAFVREPHETQRFGEANRELTDVSLKIGALFVLMFPAIGMILHVSTAAVLWFGGQRVDAGEMQVGSLTAFLQYLLQILMAVMMGTFMAMMIPRASVCADRIGEVLDVEPSIHEPTAPVAPGQRTGRVEYRNVSFAYPGAEEPVLSDISFTAEPGQTVAIVGSTGAGKTSLLSLLPRLYDVASGEVLLDGVSITNLDRSEITGRVAMVPQRPYLFSGTIEHNLRFGKTEATDEELWDALTVAQAADFVREKKNGLGSRIAQGGTNVSGGQRQRLCIARALVTRPKVYLFDDSFSALDVATDARLRRALKAKTADATVIIVGQRVSTIADADQILVLDNGRIVDRGTHEELLLSSTTYQEIVESQLTAEEVA is encoded by the coding sequence ATGCTTGTCACCCTCATACGGCGCTACTCCAAGCCGTATTTGCCGTATATCGCGGCAGTCATTCTTTTCCAGCTGGCATCCACTATCGCGGCCCTCTACCTTCCCAGCCTGAACGCACAGATCATCGACGAGGGAGTCTCCCGTGGGGACACCGACTACATCTGGCGAACGGGCGGGCTCATGCTCGGTGTGGCGCTGGTCCAGGTGGCCACCGCCATCGCCGGTGTGTACTTCGGCTCCAAGGCGGCGATGGCGTTCGGCCGTGACCTGCGGCGCGGCGTTTTCCGCAAGGTGACCAGCTTTTCGGCCAAGGACGTCAACGTCTTCGGTGCGCCAACCTTGATCACGCGTGGCACCAACGATGTCCAGCAGGTGCAGATGCTCATGCTGATGGGGCTGAACTTCATGGTGGCCACACCCATCATGTGCATCGGCGGCATCTTCATGGCGCTGCGTGAGGACCTGAGCCTGTCCTGGCTCGTGTGGGTTTCCGTGCCGGTGCTGGTTGCCGTGGTGGGATACCTCGTTGTCCGCCTCATGCCGCTGTTCCGTTCCATGCAGACGAAAATCGACCGCATCAACGGCATTCTCCGCGAGCAGATCATCGGCATCCGAGTGGTCCGGGCCTTCGTCCGCGAACCGCACGAGACGCAGCGTTTTGGCGAGGCGAACCGCGAACTCACCGACGTCTCCCTGAAGATCGGCGCGCTGTTCGTCCTGATGTTCCCCGCCATCGGCATGATCCTCCACGTCTCCACAGCCGCCGTGCTGTGGTTCGGCGGCCAGCGAGTGGACGCCGGCGAAATGCAGGTGGGCTCCCTGACAGCCTTCCTGCAGTACCTGCTGCAGATCCTCATGGCGGTCATGATGGGAACGTTCATGGCCATGATGATTCCGCGCGCCTCGGTCTGCGCGGACCGCATTGGTGAGGTACTCGACGTCGAACCCTCCATCCACGAACCGACGGCACCGGTGGCGCCGGGCCAGCGGACCGGACGCGTGGAATACCGCAACGTCTCGTTCGCCTACCCCGGGGCTGAAGAACCCGTCCTGAGCGACATCAGCTTCACTGCCGAGCCCGGCCAGACCGTGGCCATCGTCGGGTCGACCGGCGCCGGCAAGACCAGCCTGCTGTCACTGCTGCCGCGGCTGTACGATGTCGCGTCCGGCGAGGTACTGCTCGACGGCGTTTCCATCACCAACCTCGATCGCTCCGAAATCACCGGCCGTGTGGCCATGGTGCCGCAGCGGCCGTACCTCTTCTCCGGGACCATCGAGCACAACCTGCGCTTCGGCAAGACCGAGGCCACGGACGAGGAGCTGTGGGACGCGCTCACCGTGGCCCAGGCTGCCGACTTCGTCCGGGAAAAGAAGAACGGTCTTGGTTCCCGGATCGCCCAGGGCGGCACCAACGTCTCAGGAGGCCAGCGCCAGCGCCTGTGCATCGCCAGGGCGCTGGTGACCCGGCCCAAGGTGTACCTCTTCGATGATTCGTTCTCGGCGCTCGACGTCGCCACGGACGCCCGGCTTCGCCGCGCACTCAAAGCCAAGACGGCGGATGCCACGGTCATCATTGTGGGACAGCGGGTGTCCACCATTGCCGACGCCGACCAGATCCTGGTGCTGGACAACGGCCGGATCGTGGACCGCGGAACACACGAGGAACTGCTGCTGAGTTCCACCACTTACCAGGAAATTGTCGAGTCGCAGCTGACCGCGGAGGAAGTGGCATGA
- a CDS encoding ABC transporter ATP-binding protein yields MSTNEKLAAGQEPVPAEDEDFYEEEYKPTEADGDMFGGAPAKKAEHFWPSAKRLMGLLKPESAGIAVVLAMVTVAVVLNVIAPKILGQAMDVIFGGVVGKQLPSGVSKDQFVDGLRAQGENNFADMISKMELIPGVGIDFQKLSFLISVVLVMYFVANIFTWLQGYVLNVLVMRVVRKLRDDTEKKLNRLPLNYFDTRQRGDTLSRVTNDVDNIQQALQQAFAQLLSSALTVIGIVIMMFIVSWQLALIALVALPLSGVAAGIIGSRSQKLFAAQWKNTGQLNGQIEESFSGHDLVRVFGRDADMLERFDERNEALYKASFGAQFVSGMIMPVMQFLSYLSYVGIAVVGGLRVASGGMSLGDATAFIQYSREFTQPLGQMAGMANMLQSGVASAERVFEFLDAEEQDAETATEHLPAKTDGHVEFKHVTFSYSPDKPLIEDLSFTAQPGHTVAIVGPTGAGKTTLVNLVMRFYELNSGSITLDGVDITHLSRSELRAKVGMVLQDAWLFGGSIYDNIRYGNLNATEDQVMEAARATFVDRFVRALPDGYNTVIDEEGNNVSAGEKQLITIARAFVANPSLLILDEATSSVDTRTEVLVQKAMAALRTDRTSFVIAHRLSTIRDADTILVMEAGRIVEQGSHHDLLDHKGAYYRLYMSQFAGEDAEAALADSAEDSTAVRS; encoded by the coding sequence ATGAGCACCAACGAAAAACTCGCCGCCGGCCAGGAACCGGTTCCCGCGGAAGACGAAGACTTCTACGAAGAGGAATACAAGCCCACCGAGGCCGACGGCGACATGTTCGGCGGGGCGCCCGCGAAGAAGGCAGAGCACTTCTGGCCCTCCGCCAAGCGCCTGATGGGTTTGCTGAAACCAGAGTCCGCCGGTATCGCCGTCGTGCTGGCCATGGTGACGGTCGCCGTCGTCCTCAACGTCATTGCCCCCAAGATCCTGGGGCAGGCCATGGACGTCATCTTCGGGGGAGTGGTGGGAAAACAACTGCCCTCCGGAGTCAGCAAGGACCAGTTCGTCGACGGGCTGCGCGCCCAAGGCGAAAACAACTTCGCGGACATGATCTCCAAGATGGAACTCATTCCGGGGGTGGGGATCGACTTCCAGAAGTTGTCGTTCCTCATCAGCGTTGTGCTGGTGATGTACTTCGTGGCGAACATTTTCACCTGGCTGCAGGGCTACGTCCTGAACGTGCTGGTGATGCGTGTGGTCCGCAAACTGCGTGACGATACCGAGAAAAAGCTCAACCGGCTGCCGTTGAACTACTTCGACACCCGCCAACGCGGTGACACGCTTTCCCGTGTCACCAACGACGTCGACAACATCCAGCAGGCGCTGCAGCAGGCCTTCGCGCAGCTGCTCAGTTCCGCGCTGACTGTGATCGGCATTGTGATCATGATGTTCATCGTGTCGTGGCAGCTGGCCCTCATCGCCCTGGTGGCCCTGCCGCTGTCCGGCGTGGCAGCCGGCATCATCGGCTCGCGAAGCCAGAAGCTGTTCGCCGCGCAATGGAAGAACACCGGCCAGCTCAACGGCCAGATCGAGGAATCGTTCTCCGGCCACGACCTGGTGCGCGTGTTCGGCCGTGACGCGGACATGCTGGAACGCTTCGACGAACGGAATGAAGCCCTCTACAAGGCCAGTTTCGGAGCCCAGTTCGTCTCCGGCATGATCATGCCGGTCATGCAGTTCCTCTCCTACCTCAGCTACGTTGGCATCGCAGTGGTGGGCGGCTTGCGGGTGGCTTCCGGCGGCATGAGCCTGGGCGACGCCACCGCGTTCATCCAGTACTCCCGGGAGTTCACCCAGCCGCTGGGACAGATGGCGGGCATGGCCAATATGCTGCAGTCCGGCGTGGCCTCCGCGGAGCGTGTCTTCGAATTCCTGGATGCGGAGGAGCAGGACGCCGAGACCGCCACCGAGCACCTGCCCGCCAAGACCGACGGCCACGTGGAGTTCAAGCATGTGACCTTCAGCTATTCGCCGGACAAGCCCCTGATCGAGGACCTTTCCTTCACAGCCCAGCCCGGGCATACCGTCGCAATCGTCGGCCCCACCGGCGCCGGCAAGACGACGCTGGTCAACCTCGTGATGCGGTTCTACGAGCTCAATTCGGGGAGCATCACGCTCGATGGCGTAGACATCACCCACCTGAGCCGTTCCGAACTACGGGCAAAGGTGGGCATGGTCCTGCAGGACGCCTGGCTGTTCGGTGGCAGCATCTACGACAACATCAGGTACGGGAACCTCAACGCCACCGAGGACCAGGTCATGGAGGCCGCCCGGGCAACATTCGTGGACCGGTTCGTCCGGGCACTGCCGGACGGCTACAACACGGTCATCGATGAGGAAGGCAACAACGTCAGCGCAGGCGAGAAGCAGCTCATCACCATCGCCCGGGCATTTGTGGCCAACCCGTCCCTGCTCATCCTGGACGAGGCAACCAGCTCGGTGGACACGCGCACGGAAGTCCTGGTGCAGAAGGCCATGGCGGCCCTGCGCACGGACCGCACCAGCTTTGTGATTGCGCACCGGCTGTCCACCATCCGCGACGCCGACACCATTCTGGTGATGGAAGCCGGACGGATCGTGGAACAGGGCAGCCACCACGACCTCCTGGACCACAAGGGCGCCTACTACCGGCTCTACATGTCCCAGTTCGCGGGCGAAGACGCGGAGGCGGCCCTGGCTGACTCGGCGGAAGACTCGACGGCGGTGCGCAGCTGA
- a CDS encoding acyl-CoA thioesterase, whose translation MRWGDMDAYGHINNVQIVRILEEARIAAFGPPRGAGLPGVAPQVSLFNDVEEGTMALVVEHKIRYVKTLEYRNVPAVVQLWIGAVKGASFDIHYLLQDPVTREDCVKATTHLAFVDEATGRVLRLTSEQKERLEPFRA comes from the coding sequence ATGCGCTGGGGAGACATGGACGCTTACGGCCACATCAATAATGTCCAGATCGTGCGGATCCTTGAAGAAGCCCGCATTGCTGCCTTCGGACCGCCCCGCGGCGCCGGCCTGCCAGGCGTGGCGCCGCAGGTGTCCCTCTTCAACGATGTTGAAGAGGGCACCATGGCCTTGGTGGTGGAGCACAAGATCCGCTACGTGAAGACTCTCGAATACCGGAACGTGCCGGCAGTGGTCCAATTGTGGATCGGCGCCGTCAAAGGCGCCAGCTTCGACATCCACTACCTGTTGCAGGACCCCGTGACCCGGGAGGACTGCGTGAAGGCCACCACCCACCTGGCCTTCGTGGACGAGGCCACCGGCAGGGTGCTTCGTCTGACTTCCGAGCAGAAGGAGCGGCTGGAGCCGTTCAGGGCCTGA
- a CDS encoding membrane protein yields the protein MATKKKKKSWKEMPPLARVGTLVAAAVQLSLLIAAQRDISRRPAEQIRGSKAMWRAITLINFVGPGSYFAFGRKNLPAAG from the coding sequence ATGGCCACGAAGAAAAAGAAGAAGTCCTGGAAGGAAATGCCGCCGCTCGCACGGGTCGGGACCCTGGTGGCAGCTGCCGTGCAGCTCTCCCTCCTGATCGCAGCCCAGCGCGACATTTCCCGCCGGCCCGCGGAGCAGATCCGTGGCAGCAAGGCGATGTGGCGCGCCATCACACTGATCAACTTCGTCGGTCCGGGGAGCTATTTCGCTTTCGGGCGAAAGAACCTGCCCGCCGCCGGCTAG
- a CDS encoding PspC domain-containing protein produces MTFQDLTRKMFTAIRGTGLSRGPDRWLGGVCGGIAAKLGVDPNAARMVFLVLSLVPGPAVTFYIWAWILLPDSTTNRIYLESWLNS; encoded by the coding sequence ATGACTTTTCAAGACCTCACCCGGAAGATGTTCACGGCCATCCGGGGAACCGGGCTCAGCCGCGGACCGGACAGGTGGCTCGGCGGGGTGTGCGGCGGAATAGCCGCCAAATTGGGCGTGGACCCCAATGCAGCCAGGATGGTCTTCCTAGTCCTGTCCCTGGTGCCTGGCCCCGCCGTCACGTTCTACATTTGGGCCTGGATCCTGCTGCCGGACAGCACCACTAACCGCATCTACCTGGAGTCCTGGCTCAACAGTTGA
- a CDS encoding McrB family protein, with amino-acid sequence MTPNAKPAMTRAPGISKEIEDAAWFVLGAGLQGKPSALDGRTQTWTTAAASELLERLERGVADSKAPMMTNLRQNLADASRPAKQLAVELLFLQSLPLAHEVKSLKVKRARVAEAASWLEPPLELPDELYEGMTDHGVIRDRTAEFNWTIWDHLKWLCRFVQHVDQQSTNAMAKALRDPLVFHQLASGTPDDQPAIRRSIEYLAWPSYFEPVVADVERQEIRDAFASLVGGAKGDSEAEITADIHRIRLYLDKQAGQRIDWYARQLVSQWRKVGDPGRRAWLLRTHHDVKDLLAAWHGEEKVTLDVEHLRLLDAGVTAGVVQHAVDEDYKHLGYVEREDNKTAVFAFLTVMKPGDLVLYQHAGVVRLGGVLGEPEHNEDNRRMRRKVRWFDDAHSMADLPRHVQRQLTTPGVIVDVTRVVQALQALLPAEAEAEADDAAEPAAVVETVPEGFRPLTEEFAASLHMELEPLQEIAELLEENRQLVLYGPPGTGKTYLAKHLAAQLAGDSTDERVKLVQFHPSYAYEDFFEGFRPDKTDEGQVSFKLVAGPLRRLAEEAAKPGNENKPYFLIIDEMNRANLAKVFGELYFLLEYRDDRIYLQYSPNEPFTLPDNLYIIGTMNTADRSIAMMDAAIRRRFSFIELHPKTEPVKGSLLRFLQARNLDTTPALLLDALNDAIDEWDRDLMIGPSYFMKKAAQTPAGLRRIWKYELMPLLEEHYHGQLNRAQLQERFGLEQLLGRLASR; translated from the coding sequence ATGACCCCCAACGCGAAGCCTGCCATGACCCGCGCCCCCGGAATCTCCAAGGAGATCGAGGACGCGGCGTGGTTTGTCCTGGGGGCCGGCCTGCAGGGAAAGCCGTCAGCGCTGGACGGACGGACCCAGACGTGGACCACTGCAGCCGCCTCGGAGCTGCTGGAGCGGCTGGAGCGGGGCGTGGCGGACTCCAAGGCGCCGATGATGACCAACCTCCGGCAAAACCTTGCCGATGCCTCCCGCCCGGCCAAGCAGCTGGCGGTTGAGCTGCTCTTCCTGCAGTCGCTGCCGCTGGCCCATGAGGTCAAGTCGCTGAAGGTCAAGCGTGCCCGGGTGGCCGAGGCTGCCTCCTGGCTGGAACCGCCGTTGGAACTGCCGGATGAGCTGTACGAAGGCATGACGGATCACGGTGTCATCCGTGACCGCACCGCCGAATTCAACTGGACCATCTGGGACCACCTGAAGTGGCTGTGCCGTTTCGTGCAGCACGTTGACCAGCAGTCCACGAATGCCATGGCCAAGGCCCTGAGGGATCCGCTCGTGTTCCATCAGCTTGCGTCCGGGACACCGGATGACCAGCCGGCGATCCGCCGCAGCATCGAATACCTTGCCTGGCCGAGCTACTTCGAACCGGTTGTTGCGGACGTGGAGCGGCAGGAAATCAGGGATGCCTTCGCGTCCCTCGTGGGCGGCGCGAAGGGTGACAGCGAAGCGGAGATCACCGCCGATATCCACCGCATCCGCCTCTACCTGGACAAGCAGGCCGGCCAGCGGATCGACTGGTATGCCCGCCAGCTCGTGAGCCAGTGGCGCAAGGTGGGCGATCCGGGCCGCCGCGCGTGGCTCCTGCGCACGCACCATGACGTCAAGGACCTCCTGGCGGCATGGCACGGGGAGGAGAAGGTGACGCTCGACGTCGAGCATCTGCGCCTCCTGGACGCGGGCGTCACCGCAGGCGTCGTGCAGCACGCAGTCGACGAGGACTACAAGCACCTGGGCTACGTGGAGCGCGAGGACAACAAGACTGCGGTTTTTGCCTTCCTCACAGTGATGAAGCCGGGGGACCTGGTCCTGTACCAGCACGCCGGCGTTGTCCGTCTGGGCGGGGTCCTGGGGGAGCCGGAGCACAACGAGGACAACCGCCGGATGCGCCGCAAGGTCCGCTGGTTCGACGACGCCCACAGCATGGCCGACCTGCCCCGCCACGTGCAGCGCCAGCTGACTACTCCGGGGGTCATCGTGGACGTAACGCGGGTAGTGCAGGCGCTGCAGGCGCTGCTGCCCGCCGAAGCGGAAGCGGAGGCCGACGACGCCGCCGAGCCGGCCGCCGTCGTCGAAACGGTTCCGGAGGGATTCCGCCCGCTGACGGAGGAGTTCGCGGCGTCCCTGCACATGGAGCTCGAACCGCTGCAGGAAATCGCGGAACTCCTGGAGGAGAACCGGCAGCTGGTTCTCTACGGCCCGCCCGGAACGGGCAAGACCTACCTGGCCAAGCACCTGGCCGCCCAACTTGCCGGGGACAGCACCGATGAACGCGTCAAGCTGGTGCAGTTCCACCCCTCTTACGCCTACGAGGACTTCTTCGAGGGCTTCCGGCCGGACAAGACCGACGAAGGACAGGTGTCCTTCAAGCTCGTCGCCGGCCCGCTGCGCCGCCTTGCCGAAGAAGCGGCCAAGCCCGGCAACGAAAACAAGCCCTACTTCCTGATCATCGATGAGATGAACCGCGCCAACCTGGCCAAGGTGTTCGGTGAGCTGTACTTCCTGCTGGAGTACCGCGACGACCGCATCTACCTGCAGTACAGCCCCAACGAACCGTTCACGCTCCCGGATAACCTGTACATCATCGGCACCATGAACACCGCGGACCGGTCGATCGCCATGATGGACGCCGCCATCCGCCGGCGTTTCTCCTTCATTGAGCTGCACCCCAAAACCGAACCGGTGAAGGGCTCCCTGCTCCGCTTCCTGCAGGCCCGGAACCTGGATACCACCCCGGCCCTCCTCCTGGACGCCCTCAACGACGCGATTGACGAATGGGACCGCGACCTCATGATCGGCCCGTCCTACTTCATGAAGAAGGCAGCCCAGACTCCCGCGGGCCTGCGCCGGATCTGGAAATACGAGCTCATGCCGCTCCTGGAAGAGCATTACCACGGTCAGCTGAACCGGGCCCAGCTGCAGGAGCGCTTCGGACTCGAGCAGCTGCTGGGCCGCCTTGCGTCCCGCTAA
- a CDS encoding McrC family protein, with product MPPRPARQPSSAGKAVRHIVLDELSGGVVDKLDPASAAFVNASGLAKASPMGMGLFRIEPVGMVGSVRTPTVQLEVRPKDRLGLSRLLFLLSYAGNQGFREDPVAAVEDPDLWSALAVSLVQLADRALSRGVLQGYLTVDESLRTVKGRIRISDQISRRPGMLVPLEVSYDEFTEDIAENRILRAALERMARVPRVRPDVQSRLRLLLGKLDAVTRLRPGAPLPPWQATRMNTRYHAVLRLSEVILRNASAEAGDGKQQTASFVVDMGQVFEDFVGTALREAMTAYPGEMRLQYNALLNEAVRDSDRLTVNPDAVHLLGGRPVVVYDTKYRAATDQGASLSADHFQMLAYCTALRVPTAWLVYAGAGEMKLRRILNTDIDVVEYPLDLSLPPSDILAAVADLAQQSWGEVVRQAGLNQ from the coding sequence ATGCCGCCCCGGCCGGCGCGCCAGCCCTCCAGTGCCGGCAAGGCCGTCCGCCACATCGTGCTGGATGAGCTGTCCGGCGGCGTGGTGGACAAGCTGGACCCCGCCAGCGCCGCGTTCGTGAACGCCAGCGGCCTGGCCAAGGCGTCTCCCATGGGGATGGGCCTTTTCAGGATCGAGCCGGTGGGCATGGTCGGGTCGGTGCGGACGCCGACCGTGCAGCTGGAAGTGCGGCCCAAGGACCGCCTGGGCCTCAGCCGGCTGCTGTTCCTCCTCAGCTATGCGGGAAACCAGGGCTTCCGTGAAGACCCGGTGGCCGCCGTCGAGGACCCGGATCTGTGGAGCGCGCTCGCCGTGTCGCTGGTGCAGCTGGCAGACCGTGCCCTGAGCCGCGGAGTCCTCCAGGGCTACCTCACCGTGGACGAATCACTGCGGACGGTGAAGGGCCGGATCCGGATCTCGGACCAGATTTCGCGCCGGCCCGGAATGCTTGTGCCGCTGGAAGTTTCCTATGACGAATTCACTGAAGACATTGCCGAGAACCGCATCCTGCGGGCCGCGCTGGAGCGCATGGCCCGGGTCCCGCGCGTTCGGCCGGACGTCCAGAGCCGCCTGCGGCTGCTCTTGGGAAAGCTCGACGCCGTCACGCGCCTTCGGCCCGGAGCGCCACTTCCGCCGTGGCAGGCCACCAGGATGAACACCCGGTACCACGCGGTGCTCCGCCTGTCCGAAGTGATCCTGCGCAACGCCTCAGCCGAGGCGGGAGACGGCAAGCAGCAGACGGCGTCGTTCGTGGTGGACATGGGGCAGGTCTTCGAGGACTTTGTGGGCACGGCCCTCCGCGAAGCCATGACGGCCTATCCCGGCGAGATGCGGCTGCAGTACAACGCCCTGCTGAACGAGGCCGTGCGTGATTCCGACCGGCTCACGGTGAATCCGGACGCGGTGCACCTGCTTGGCGGCCGTCCCGTGGTGGTCTACGACACGAAGTACCGGGCCGCGACTGACCAGGGCGCATCCCTGTCGGCGGACCATTTCCAGATGCTGGCCTACTGCACGGCCCTACGCGTACCGACCGCCTGGCTGGTGTACGCAGGCGCGGGGGAAATGAAGCTCCGCCGCATCCTTAATACGGATATCGACGTGGTGGAGTACCCGCTTGATCTTTCCCTGCCGCCGTCGGACATCCTGGCAGCGGTTGCCGACCTGGCACAGCAGTCCTGGGGCGAAGTGGTGCGGCAGGCAGGACTTAATCAATGA
- a CDS encoding TetR/AcrR family transcriptional regulator, whose amino-acid sequence MNPMPDPAVIQPAPVQPALEGGAAVNGADARQRIVDTAYELFARRGVRDVGVNELISRAGVAKATFYRHFASKDELVLAFLEQRDRLWTVDTIVADARRRGGTPTEQLLAIFDVFGDWFRRDDFEACSFINILLEMGAKHPLGRASIDYLARIRGHVQQLAEEAGLRDTEDFSRSWHILMKGSIISATEGDADAAKRAQAMARTLIAQFVP is encoded by the coding sequence ATGAACCCCATGCCAGACCCTGCAGTGATTCAGCCTGCGCCGGTCCAGCCCGCCCTGGAGGGTGGGGCTGCAGTTAATGGTGCCGACGCGCGGCAGCGGATCGTCGATACAGCCTACGAACTCTTTGCCCGCCGCGGGGTCCGCGATGTGGGCGTCAATGAGCTGATCAGCCGCGCCGGTGTGGCCAAGGCAACCTTCTACCGGCACTTTGCCTCCAAGGATGAACTGGTACTCGCCTTCCTGGAGCAGCGGGACCGGCTGTGGACCGTGGATACGATTGTCGCTGACGCGCGCCGCCGCGGCGGAACGCCCACGGAGCAGCTCCTGGCGATCTTCGACGTCTTTGGCGACTGGTTCCGGCGCGATGATTTTGAGGCATGCTCCTTCATCAACATCCTCCTGGAAATGGGTGCCAAACATCCGCTGGGGCGGGCAAGCATCGACTACCTCGCCCGGATCCGGGGCCACGTCCAGCAACTGGCCGAGGAGGCGGGGCTCCGGGACACCGAGGATTTCTCCCGTTCATGGCACATCCTCATGAAGGGGTCCATCATCTCCGCGACCGAAGGCGACGCCGATGCCGCCAAGCGCGCGCAGGCGATGGCACGGACATTGATTGCGCAGTTCGTGCCCTAG